The following is a genomic window from Vibrio cyclitrophicus.
GCTTCAGCAATGTCTCCATCCAACTCGGGAAAAGGTTGGAACTTAACAGCACCACCCGCAATCAAGGCAATAGAAAGCAACAACAGTGTCAGTACTCCGCCCATAAATGCATAGCGGAACGTCACGACCTTCTCGACCATGTTCATCAAAGTTGTATTGCGGAAGTTCTCAAATTTTTCAAGCAACACCACTTTGAAGCGCAGCGCTGGCTTATCATTTTTTTCTTTGTGTAATGAATGAGATAAGTGATTGGGTAAAATAAGAAACGCTTCGATTAAACTCAGAGACAACACCAAGATAAGTACCTGAGGCACCGCTTTAAGCACCGCGCCCATTTCCCCATCAAGGAATAGTAAGCTACCGAAAATACACACCGTGGTTAAAAAAGAAGATAACACCCCGGGGAGCACTTTCTTAACACCGTTGTACACCGCATCATCAACGTTTTGCCCCCTATCTAAATGGGAGGCTATCGATTCGGCAATCACGATGGCGTCATCCATCATAATACCAATCGCCATTAATAAGCCGACCAGTGACATGATGTTGATCGATAGGCCAAGGTTCGCCATTAAGAACAAGCCACCAAGGAAGGCTACGGGCAAACCTGCCGCAACCCAGAATGAATATCGCAAACTGAAGAACAACCACATAGTAGCAAACACCAGCACAATACCTTGCCAGCCGTTGCGTACCATCATGGTTAGACGATCCCAAAGTACCGATGATAGATCATTGGTCATTTGTAGCGTCACGCCATCGGGTGCAATCGTGCTTTGATCTTCCACGAATCGAGTAACGTTCTCTTTGATTCGTAGCGCATCATCTTCTTTGTTTTTACTGATCTTCAATAGCGCAGAAGGCTTACCATCAAACAGAACCTTCTGTTCATCCAGTTCAAAGCGATCGGTGATCTTGGCAATATCCCTCAAACGGATCACTGAACCATTCGGCGCAGAACCCACCACGATACTCTCTAATTCAACCGGAGTGATGCGTCTCTCATCAAAACGAATCAGGAAGTTTTTGTCTGGCGTTTCAACATTGCCGCTCGGTAGCTTTACATTCTGACGACCGATTTGGTCCGCAATATCACCGACACTCAAACCTAACTGACGAATGGCTTGGGTATCCAGTTCCACACGATATTGGTGATCCGAGAATCCACTGACTTCGACCAATGAAACGTCGTAATCGAGCTTCATGGTACGTTTTAAGTCTTCCGCATAGGCCTTAAGTTCCGGCCATGACGTTTCTGCTGTAATCGCGATATCAACAACCGGTTCATTCCAATCCAGCTCTTGAACAACCGGAGATTCAATCTCGCTCGGAAAATCATTGATCGAATTGATCTGAGTTTGCACGTCCACCAGCATTCGACCGATGTCTGCTTTCTCATTGAGCTTCAGAATTAAACGCGCGCTGCCTTCAATCGCCTCACACTGAGTTTCTTCAATGTTGGCTAGGCCATCAACAGCATCTTCCATTCGTACACATAAGCTCTCTTCCACTTCTTGTGGGGAAGCTCCGGGATAAACAATGGCCGCCATGATGTAAGGTGGGTCGTAGGCAGGGAAAGTCTCACGCTTAATGGTTGATAATGAGGTTAAGCCCATAATCAACAACCCAAGCATCAACAGGTTCGCTGCTGTTGGGTGCCTAGAGAAAAACTTGATCATGACGCACTCTCCTGAGTATCAGGTTCAAGTGCCACTTCTTTTGAGCCCGATTCTTTGAGTAACATGCCTTCAATGGCTGGTAATAAGTCATTGAGAACCAGTTTGTCGCCCGTTTGAAGCTCCCCGTTCACAACCACTTGGTTGTCTCTACGATAAAGCACTTCAACATTCACCATTTTCAGACGAGAGTTATCGTCCATTAGATAAATTTTGTCACCATGTAGCGCTCGTTCAGGCAACACCCAACTTAGATTTGCTACACCTTCAATCTCAGCTTTTACAAACATACCGTTGACCAAAGGGGTCGCATTGCTTGGCTGCAGTTGTGAATAGTCTTGAGCGATCTCGAGAATAATCCCCGCCGTCGCTTGGTTTTCATCAACGGTTTCACTAATTCTCGCTACCTTTGCAGGCCAGCTCAGATTCAAACTGCCACTATTCAGTTGAACACTCGCGTTGATCGGTGCTTGGTCAGGGGTTGGAATTCCAGCAGCATCGCGAGGGAATTGAGTAAAACTTGAAGCTAAAGTTTGCATGTCGTGAATAGAAAGTTGTGCCTCAACTTCCATAATATTAATCCCATGAGCAACAAACATTTCTTGCTGAAGATTAACTACTTGGTTTTGTTCTATATCGACTTGAGCAATTCGCATCGCTCTTGGCAAAGTGATGGTCGTCTTATCCAAAGAGCGTTGTGCCTCTTTCACCTTAGACACGTTCACCTTAATCACGGCCTCCGCGACGCGTTTTTCATCAGGCATCAAGGTAATTTGGTTAGCAATATCTAACACTAACTTCTGTTGAGACAACGCGCTTTGTTGTTGGAGGTCGACATCCGATTGAGATGTCAGCCCTTTCTTACGTAGATCTTGTTTACGTTGCAGCTCTTTATTGCTGATCACTAAGCGATTCTTTTCGATCTTTAGAGTCTGATTCAGGTTGTCTTCTTCTTGATTCAATTTTGCTAGCGAAGTTTGGCTTGATTTAAGATCCGCTTCCGCTTGTATCAGCTTCAGCTCGTAATCCAAAGGATCGACCTTGAGTACAACCGTCCCAGCAGGGATCACTTGGCCTTTATCAAGATCCGGATGTCGATACACAATCTGTCCTGTCACCTCAGCAATCGCTTTCCATTCGACTTTTGGCACCACTTTGCCAAAGCCAACCGCTAATGGCGCTATCAGTTGCTGTTCTAAGCTTAGAGTTTCCACTAAACGAGCTCGGTCACCCGCAGGTTTAGTTGGAAGATCCGGCTTCAAATTAATCGCAACCACCAGACCAATAACACCAACTGCCAACGCTGGAAAAAAGAGGAGTTTTTTACTTATTTTCATTATCTTGGTTCCTGCAAGGTCGAAGTGCTCTCTACATTAATAAAGCCTTCGCTCATCAATTGGATGTTGTGTTCGATTAAACGATTTAGAAACTCTTCATTAAGCTCAATACCATGAATCGCTAGTAAAGGAGGTGGTGCAATAAAGGGGAAAACCATCAAGCTTATATACGAAACACGACACAGTTTTGGATCCATGTTTTGTTTCAATATTCCCTGTTCAACAAGCTTTTCAAAAATGACGTCTTGCGCCGGTTTGGCAACATCGAGGAAGACCTTTTCGAGCAACTCTCTTTGCACTTCCGATGGCGGCATATTCATTACCTGGGCAATCAACCGAGGAAACTTGGGCACTTTAACCATCTCTTTGTAGTAAGTCCGCATTAAATCGAGAAAGTTCTCATGACTGCTTTCTTCAACTAACTTCTGCATTTGTAGCTGCATCGGACGAAGCGTTTCCCGCAGCATCGCCTCGAACAACCCCGCTTTATTACCGAAGTAATAACGGATCATGGCAATGTTTACTCCAGCACGCTCTGCAATTAGGCGTGTCGATACTTTATCGTAGGATTGAACAACGAACAGATCCCGAGCGTGTTCAATGAGTAGTTGCCGCACATCAAGGTTCTGCTGAGGTCGCCCGGCTTTACGTACTGTCATTGCTTTGACCTGCTCTATAATTAATCGTTTGATTAATTATAGAGATAAACAAGCACAACTGTAGAAGATTAATTACTCATTATTTAATCAATTGATTAATTAATTTCGCCGCACATTCGATTTTGCTGGTGAATCGTTCCAACAAAAAGATTTACTACAAAGTTTTAACCTATACATAAGCCAATCGATAAACTAACCCGCCAACACAAAACCAACAAACAAATGAATAAACCAACATAAGGGACAAAAACAGCATAAACCAAACAAAAACACCAGCGATGCACACTGATATTGGATTTTCTTGTTTGACGCTTAGAATAAATTGCGGTAAATATGGTGTTAACAGTTTATTTACGGATATTTGTGTAATGATTTTTTCTTCTTCTCGACTGCTGAAACTTCTCCTTATCGTGAACCAATCGCGCGGGTAAGTTGTGGGTCAAGAACTACACAAATATTAAAACCCGCGCTGAGCGGGTTTTTTTGTAACTGGCACTTTTAAAAGAACATCATTCTTAATAATAATTTGGATAGCAATCGATTCATTATCGATATAAGGAAGCACCCATGAACGATCAAGTAATAATTTTTGATACGACCTTACGTGACGGCGAGCAAGCATTGGCTGCAAGCCTGACAGTAAAAGAGAAGTTACAGATCGCTTACGCTCTTGAGAGACTGGGTGTGGATGTTATCGAAGCTGGCTTCCCTATCTCTTCTCCAGGTGATTTTGAGTCCGTACAAACCATCGCTAAACACATTAAAGGTAGCCGTATTTGTGCGCTTTCTCGTGCCGTTGCAAAAGATATAGACGCCGCTGCAGAAGCACTAAAAGTAGCTGACCAGTTCCGTATTCATACCTTCATCTCAACATCAACGGTTCACGTACAAGACAAATTACGCCGTAGCTACGATGATGTCGTAGAGATGGCAGTGAAAGCAGTAAAACATGCACGTAACTACACCGACGATGTTGAGTTCTCTTGTGAAGATGCTGGTCGCACCCCTATCGACAACCTATGTCGTATGGTTGAGGCCGCGATTAACGCAGGCGCAAAAACCATCAACATTCCAGACACCGTTGGCTACACAGTACCGAATGAATTCGGTGGCATTATCCAAACACTATTTGATCGCGTACCCAACATCGATAAAGCAATCATCTCTGTTCACTGTCACGATGACTTGGGTATGTCGGTTGCTAACTCAATCGCTGCCGTTCAAGCGGGTGCTCGACAAATTGAAGGCACAATCAATGGTATTGGTGAGCGTGCGGGTAACTGTTCTTTAGAAGAAATCGCAATGATCATCAAAACTCGCCAAGAGTTTTTGGGGGTTCATACCGGCTTAGATCATAAAGAGATTCACCGTACAAGTAAGTTGGTGAGCCAGCTTTGCCACATGCCAATTCAAGACAATAAAGCTATCGTCGGTGCCAACGCATTCAGTCACTCTTCAGGTATTCACCAAGATGGCATGCTTAAGAATAAGAACACTTACGAGATAATGACACCTGAGTCTATTGGCTTGAAAAACAAGGCATTGAACCTAACAAGTCGTAGTGGCCGAGCGGCTGTTAAGAGCCATATGGACGCAATGGGTTATAAAGATAATGAGTACAACCTAGATTCATTGTACGAAGACTTCTTGAAGCTAGCTGACCGTAAAGGTCAAGTATTCGATTACGACCTAGAAGCATTAATGCACTTCGCCAATCTACGTGACGAAGATGACTTCTATAAACTTAACTACCTAAGCGTACAATCTGGTAGTGTTATGTCTACCACCAGCATCAAATTGCAATGTGGTGATGAAGAAAAATGCGAAGCGGCTGTAGGTAACGGCCCTGTTGATGCTTTATACCAATGTATCTACCGCTTAACGGGTTACGAAATTGCATTGGATAAATTCGACCTTACTGCAAAAGGTGAAGGCGAAGATGGCTTAGGCCAAGCGGATATCATTGCGAATTATAAAGGCCGTAAGTACCACGGCACAGGTGTTTCAACAGATATCGTTGAAGCTTCTGGTCAAGCGTTACTGCATGTTATCAATAGTATTCAACGTGCAGACACTATCGCTGAAATGAAACAACAAAAATTCGCAACAGTTTAATACCCAATAACAGAGCCCTAGAGCCGATGTTGTTGGCTTTAGGGACAAAATTTAAAACGAGCCAAACCGCTCAGTAACAAGAATTAAAGGATTAACATGACAGATAAATCATACAAAATTGCCGTACTACCTGGTGATGGCATTGGCCCAGAAGTAATGCAGCAAGCACACAAAGTGCTAGACGCGATTGAAAAGAAGCACGCGATTAGCTTTTCTCGTGAAGAGTATGATGTTGGTGGTATCGCCATTGATAACCACGGCTGTCCACTTCCAGAAACGACAGTAACAGGCTGTGAAGAATCTGACGCAGTACTATTTGGCTCGGTTGGCGGTCCTAAGTGGGAACACCTTCCACCAAACGATCAACCAGAGCGTGGTGCCCTACTTC
Proteins encoded in this region:
- a CDS encoding TetR/AcrR family transcriptional regulator — protein: MTVRKAGRPQQNLDVRQLLIEHARDLFVVQSYDKVSTRLIAERAGVNIAMIRYYFGNKAGLFEAMLRETLRPMQLQMQKLVEESSHENFLDLMRTYYKEMVKVPKFPRLIAQVMNMPPSEVQRELLEKVFLDVAKPAQDVIFEKLVEQGILKQNMDPKLCRVSYISLMVFPFIAPPPLLAIHGIELNEEFLNRLIEHNIQLMSEGFINVESTSTLQEPR
- the leuA gene encoding 2-isopropylmalate synthase, which produces MNDQVIIFDTTLRDGEQALAASLTVKEKLQIAYALERLGVDVIEAGFPISSPGDFESVQTIAKHIKGSRICALSRAVAKDIDAAAEALKVADQFRIHTFISTSTVHVQDKLRRSYDDVVEMAVKAVKHARNYTDDVEFSCEDAGRTPIDNLCRMVEAAINAGAKTINIPDTVGYTVPNEFGGIIQTLFDRVPNIDKAIISVHCHDDLGMSVANSIAAVQAGARQIEGTINGIGERAGNCSLEEIAMIIKTRQEFLGVHTGLDHKEIHRTSKLVSQLCHMPIQDNKAIVGANAFSHSSGIHQDGMLKNKNTYEIMTPESIGLKNKALNLTSRSGRAAVKSHMDAMGYKDNEYNLDSLYEDFLKLADRKGQVFDYDLEALMHFANLRDEDDFYKLNYLSVQSGSVMSTTSIKLQCGDEEKCEAAVGNGPVDALYQCIYRLTGYEIALDKFDLTAKGEGEDGLGQADIIANYKGRKYHGTGVSTDIVEASGQALLHVINSIQRADTIAEMKQQKFATV
- a CDS encoding efflux RND transporter permease subunit translates to MIKFFSRHPTAANLLMLGLLIMGLTSLSTIKRETFPAYDPPYIMAAIVYPGASPQEVEESLCVRMEDAVDGLANIEETQCEAIEGSARLILKLNEKADIGRMLVDVQTQINSINDFPSEIESPVVQELDWNEPVVDIAITAETSWPELKAYAEDLKRTMKLDYDVSLVEVSGFSDHQYRVELDTQAIRQLGLSVGDIADQIGRQNVKLPSGNVETPDKNFLIRFDERRITPVELESIVVGSAPNGSVIRLRDIAKITDRFELDEQKVLFDGKPSALLKISKNKEDDALRIKENVTRFVEDQSTIAPDGVTLQMTNDLSSVLWDRLTMMVRNGWQGIVLVFATMWLFFSLRYSFWVAAGLPVAFLGGLFLMANLGLSINIMSLVGLLMAIGIMMDDAIVIAESIASHLDRGQNVDDAVYNGVKKVLPGVLSSFLTTVCIFGSLLFLDGEMGAVLKAVPQVLILVLSLSLIEAFLILPNHLSHSLHKEKNDKPALRFKVVLLEKFENFRNTTLMNMVEKVVTFRYAFMGGVLTLLLLSIALIAGGAVKFQPFPELDGDIAEARIILPPGASLSQTERVVDKIVASAERLNVRWSEEVEEGNELVEHITSQFNANADASESGPHLATVRLDLRGAESRNTVIDDFIDAWREDIGDLADPISLVFKQPTMGPGGRAIEIRAKHDDLAALKSASLDIQEYLNQFDGVHGVLDDMRMGKEEILVKLRPGAETYNVNGQMIASQLRAAFFGQTADEIQIGVENISIEVRLDKEQAGDIQQLANFPIITADGSQIPLATLATLDFQRNYVRIQRIDGLRTISIFGDIDNKKASSSAILAQFQKEEAAKLIQKYPGLRFDFEGEAKDAAKTGASMGKGFLLGLFGVFAILSYQFRSYLEPVVVMLAIPLAFIGVVVGHWILGHALSMPSMMGFVSLAGIVVNDSILLVQYIRHHVDEGDSVHDSVVKASRERFRAVFLTSMTTAAGLLPLLTETSLQAQVIQPLVISIVFGIFASTLLVLFMIPAAYAILADFGLVKKHEPLEL
- a CDS encoding efflux RND transporter periplasmic adaptor subunit, coding for MKISKKLLFFPALAVGVIGLVVAINLKPDLPTKPAGDRARLVETLSLEQQLIAPLAVGFGKVVPKVEWKAIAEVTGQIVYRHPDLDKGQVIPAGTVVLKVDPLDYELKLIQAEADLKSSQTSLAKLNQEEDNLNQTLKIEKNRLVISNKELQRKQDLRKKGLTSQSDVDLQQQSALSQQKLVLDIANQITLMPDEKRVAEAVIKVNVSKVKEAQRSLDKTTITLPRAMRIAQVDIEQNQVVNLQQEMFVAHGINIMEVEAQLSIHDMQTLASSFTQFPRDAAGIPTPDQAPINASVQLNSGSLNLSWPAKVARISETVDENQATAGIILEIAQDYSQLQPSNATPLVNGMFVKAEIEGVANLSWVLPERALHGDKIYLMDDNSRLKMVNVEVLYRRDNQVVVNGELQTGDKLVLNDLLPAIEGMLLKESGSKEVALEPDTQESAS